Part of the Scomber japonicus isolate fScoJap1 chromosome 6, fScoJap1.pri, whole genome shotgun sequence genome, caatttgtgAAAAAAATTCTAAATTTAGCTGTTTTAGACTTGTTTATATTTCTTCACTGACTTTGCAGGGAAGGCCTGAAACAGTTTTGTTGGGGGCAAAGTTGGCAGAAAATGATGAACTAATGTAGTAAAATACTGTTTTCAGACATTCTTTAGTGGCTTGACATACATTTCTTAAGTGGGGAACTTTTGATGCTTGActtgcatgtttaaaaaatcTGGCTATAGTATTTTTGAGAAAACCACTCTGGTTGTATCAAAAAAATCCCTCATAAATAATGTCCACCCCTTTTGTTAAAAACTCTCTGTAATGTGAGGCATATGTACTCCTGCCTGCTCTCCCCCTTACTTATCTGGCATACAtcatagataaattcagacacCTGTGCAGAGCTGCGGCTATGTGTCCATGCGGTCTGTCACAGGAAGTAACCCTCCACAGCTAGCCCTCTGAATGATTTATGGACTGTGGGAAGGTGTTTCTCTAGGGTTGACTGGGTCAAGGCTCCTGCTACCCaacctaaaaaaaatcaacaccTGACAAGATAAGCCTGTCTTTGTGCTCCACAACCTCACCTTCATGAATCCATAACCAGAGCACctgcaagaggaagaggagagggagaaaatgtgttttgaaagaTAGATAGGAGATAGAGGCACAGCCCTGATGAGAGCACAGGTCAATGTGTGATGACCTTGATAGAGGGCCATCTCACCTCTGAATAATCAGTTTCCTTTAATTTCCTCTTTTAAGTAGTATCACACATATCTTTGTCAACTCGATTAAGCTCTTCATTTAGGCTGTATGATGTTAACACAGAGTTAAATATCAAAACATCAATTTATACATATCACCCCAAAAGGCAAACATATTTGCCAGTTTTTAAGCTCTGGGATCTCCTCCAGTATCTGCAATATATTTCTGAAGTTTTGAACAAAGTTTGGCATACCTGCATGTCTTTGTGATGACTGATTTTATACCAGCAGGACAGGGAGGTTGAAATGTTTAAAGGAAACTTCTGGTTTCATACGACATGCTGAATCTTATTCTTACAGTTTTATCCATCATTCAAATTGGTAATTTTGCAAGAAAGAAGCccaagaaaacaacaaatagtAGTCCGACTCATACATGCCTTAAACAATCCAGTTAGTCCAACTTAACATGTAATAGGCTGCAATCTTTCTAATGTGAAATTAACAGATAAATCAATTGTTAAAATCTAATCATCaatatattacaatatataaataacagactGGTGTTTATCAATAGTCACTCCACTCACTTCATCATGAGGGATAAATTGACTGTTTAACACCTGTTTCTAATCTTGCATCTGGGATAAAAAGGAGTTGTTGGGTCAAGTTGAAAGAGGGAAAGATTTGGAAACGAAAGCTGGCTAAGAATGAGCAGGTGATTGATAAATAGGCTGAGATAAAAGTGAGGTCGAAGCTGTGATTTGAAAAAAGGGATGCTGAAGGACGAGAGATAAATGAGTCAGGAAAGAGAGGATAAGGGATAGCTTGCAGGTAAAAGAGTGAGTGGAGGTCACTGAGGAAAAAGGCCAGAggttatcgctcaatcactaagTGAACCACGATGTGTTACAGCCCATGAGATGAAATGTACTGGCAGTAACCCTGTGTTATCTACAAAACCTctgaagagcagcagagcacATACCATCTGTGGACAAGATATAATGTGACATCTTGTGTGCACAACTCTACACTTTCTTCTCTTTGCATCAACCTTTATTTCTTTGTCATACACATTTAGGTGGTCAGagtacacatacatacaaaatagTGTACTTCTGACAGGTGCTGAGAGGAACTGCTGAGAGGAAGTCCCAGTTGTTGAACATCAGCAGGGTTTTATCCCCCTTGCCCTGTTTTCATACCTAATGAGCAGGAATAAAACCATTATCTGGGCACAGTAGTACATCCTACCATcattttccacctgtgttaggGGTCAAATAAGTAGTAGTACGTTTTTTGTTTATGTGATTTGTATTTCTGGGATTTGAGTAAAAAATAACTGCATAAAATATCAGAGAAGTAGGGAGTATGAGGCTAGAAAAGGTATATCGTGATTGTTTACATTTTGACGTTGTCCTTAGCGTCCCAGTTAATCCACACGACTGCGGTTGTCTCACATTCTTGTTGCATCATGGTTCTGTCCACTGGAAGCGTTTGAGAAACTAAATGTTTTTACAAAGACTACCTAATATTATTACTAGATGTTTACAATTATActgaattattgtttttaactaATTTTATGATTGGTGTTGTATCAGATATTTTGCTGCTGTACTTATTTTAATTCCTATAGACAGCACACTGTCTTATCTTCATCTTTGTTATGAGTTTCTTATATAGTGTATATTAACAGAAGGAAAATCAATCAACACTAGTGTTGctattaatgtatttaaaatgttagttttatgtttgttatCAATAAAAATGGGTCAGGAATGTATACATACATTCACATTCAGTGAAATTCATGCTTCTAATTTCAGCAAAAATAGACCAAGGGCCGGCTTCGCCAAATTTCTCCAAACCTGCAATATGAGATAGCTTCCTCTTATGCTTATTTTGACATGTTTACCAAAAGAAACAATATACTTTAAATCAATATATGAATCAAGCATTAGCATGCaagaaaactgtaggagtaTTTATCTGAAATTTGTAAGTAAAAACACTGTGTTGAATGGGACGCTGGCGccatgtgtgtttaagtggtGCTTGCAAATTGCTTTTGTGAAACAGGTCTCAGGCGTATAAAGATTGTAGAGTAGAGGAGCCACTCTGTTTACCCATCCTGTGGACATTTATACACTGACTAGAATAGCAGCAGATGGTCTCTGGCAGCAGTGATGGACCTGGAGCCATGTTTGATGGACATTGGGGGTGAGCTGCTTTGCAGGGAGTTGGTGGCTTGTGTACAGTTCTTCCTTCTCGTGGTTGTGCGTTTGGTGTGAAACCAAACCCcaactctccctccctccacagACATGGGGCTTCAGTTACCTCTGCGGTGAACTGGTCCATCTGGTGGTGGCTGAGAGGGCAGGGTCCTCTTCTCTAACACACAGGAATGTGGTGGCCAAAGAAGCTGTTGAGTTAGTTTGACCTCTCCATTAAAGAATGACCTGCGGCTGAGTGTGTAGACCTTTGTGGCTTTATCTCTTTTCCTTAATTTGccatttctgtctctccttctgtctttctgtctctgtgtgataTCTGGGATCAAAAACATGTGTGGACTCCTCATGGGGGATAGTGTGAAGTGACACCATGGTTCACTGACAGTTAGGATGTGCAGTGGAGAGAGGACCTCTACTCCTACATTTCAACCTCTCAGCTGGATTGATATTAAAAGTTGGAACTACTTCCTCAGCTACAgtatcacatacacacatctgctTTGATCTGCACTCTCAGTGGGTCtttcagctttctttctttcctcctaaaCACGGCGATAAGTTCACTGGCCTGTGAAAATACTTGCAAATGTCACAAAaaggaggaaacagaaaaaagtcGCATGTACTGTTTGCTCGGTTTATTAGAGGTATATTGTCAAACATTTTACAAGATGTTGCTTAAATGTTTTCactcagacagaaaaaaagacactgaaaaacaaTTACTAAGCTCAGCagagaacatttttaaagccCCTGTTTGAAAGGCACTAAAGTCCcagtccttttttaaattcttgacacatgcagacacaaCTAGCAAAGACACCTGTTGTTACACAATTCAGTAGCTACAATACATATTGCTTTCAACTGACTGGTTAGTTGAGCTTGTGAAGGCGACAATACTTATGTCTGCTATCATTTGTTGTACACCAACATTTCTGCAATGGTTAAGTGGGCAGCTGAAGTAACACATACGGTTAATTCAATACACTTAACATTTGTACAGATGTAAAGCTATAACTTACGCAATGTGGGAGGCAGGCTTTCAGTTTGCTCTATGTCCTGTTGAGTGCAGCTATCTTAAATATTTTCAAGATTAAATATGCCATATTGTTGCTATTTAAATACATAATGTGTCTTTTAAGTTAGAATCGCGATTCAGTGGAATTACGTATAATCACAAGACAACCATCACTTGGATTTTCTTCATGTCTGCaaaagaaatgtacaaaaaagtctctttttttaaataataatgatagtagtACATTCAAACAATAGCATAATAAGTCCTCAGCATTATTGTTGTGGTTTTAAATAGCTTGTGATGTAAGGGTGCTTGTCAGGGACAGTCTGGCACTATATCCATTCATAAAAACAGATGCACCCCACCTCTTGCTTCAAATACTGCATAAACAACACCGTCACACAAAGTTTAGATGCCATTCTGGTGCCATCGTCGTATTGCTAATGCTGTTAATCGTCAGTGAGTTCCTTGGAGAGGTGCTGCAGAGTTTAAACATCATGACTCTGAACCTTGTCCATTCCTGCTGCCCTCCACAACAGCTAAACACATGCACGCCTGTCAGACAAATGTATGAGACTGAGATGAGTGGCAAACATTTGGATACAgaatcacacacagagacatacagacACCTTCTGATGTAAAAGCGCTGGTTTCTCATTTGAGAACAAGTGGAACTTGAAGGCTGCTGATTATGTCTGCTGTGTTTCTTGCACTCTGATATTGATGATTTAGCTGTTATATTCACTCCCTTATCTACCTCCTCCACTCATTTGTCTTATTCTGCTACATTTGTCTCTATCAGTCTGTTTGCAGTTTTGCTGGCTTCTTTCCGCTATCCACCTTTCGTGCGACTGTCTTTCTCCTGTTTCCTTGATGCTTCCTTGTCTGTGTCTGACTTTCTCTGGGCCCGAGTCCTCGACCCCACTACCGGCAACCACAGCCCTCCACCGCCATGTCCTGGTAATTCTTCAGTACCACTCGGTCTTGAGGGTCCAGGTAGAGCAGGGCGATGGGGCTGAGGGATGTGGGGACACAGCAGGCCCGCGGCACTGCTCCATTCACAGAGTTTACCAGAGTTTGCACCATGGCATGGCTGGAGGAGTTCATGTGGTCGGCCAGAGGAAAGCGACACTCTCCCAGGCAGAAGTAGGCATCGTAGCCACTGGGTGCAATGATCCACTTGTGCCAGCCCACATCGTTGAAATCTACGTATAGAGGATGACGGCGGCATCTGTTACGGGAAAGGCGTTTCAGTTTTGCAGCACGACCACCATTTCTTTTAACCCTTCCACTTTCACTCCAGCCGACCCCTCTTTTATCGCCTCCCCAGCCTGGTACTGCATACCCCGTCTTTTTGGCTCTCCCCCAGACTTGGTCTCTATTGCGGCCCTTACTGCTGCTCCTGGTCCTATCTTTGgtcccttttcttcctctcatcctctggCCACCACTTTGGTTCCTCCTGCCATGTTTGACTAAAGGCTCTCCACGCCCGTCATGACTATAAGTCACCAAGAGAGGTCTCTCCTGGGCCCAGCTGTGCTCGTCCTGCCCCACAGACCTGCACACTCTCAGGTGTCCGTCTTTGTGTTTCTCCACCTCCTTGTCTGCAGCAGGGAGGAAGCTCTGGTCATGGAGAGAGGTGGTGCTGTTCTCTGGTCTGACCTCCAAGAGGAAGCCCAGGCTGCCACTCCCAGTAAGGGCCTTATGGAGGAGCTCTGAACTTAGGCTAAAAGCTTCCCAAAAGCCACTTGCTTTATGACTGTGGAGGCCTGTGTTGAGTAACCTTGTCTCTAGCAGAGCAGGTTCAGGGTCCTCATGGTGCTCAGAGAGGTACAGGTTTAGTCTGTGGGGCCCAGGGCCCAGCGAGGCTCTGTCACTGCGGAGGAGCCGAAGCTCAGCAGAGAGCACCTTCTCATCCTGTGGGATGGAGGAGATATTGAACGAGATGTGCACTCTCTTACGATCATCTGCTGGAAGACTGTTTCCAAGGGGGtctgagagaaagaggaagacaaacGAGAGAGAATTGAGACTTTAGTTTGATGCATCCATCTTACACTCAAAGACAAGACACAGTGGCTACATTAGTCCAATTCGTCATTTGTCACATCTTTCTTGAATCATTTCAAGTTGCTAAACTGTCGACCTATACTAATCAATAACATTAGATACAAGGGTAGAAAGCTACACGGGTAGTTCATGTTAACACTGTTCCAACTTTTACCTCATGGCAGAAAATATAAAGTTCCTAAATATAGTTTGAACAACTTCAGACATTAATTTGCTCTTAAATGTGTTGGCATTCTAAAAGTggtaaaaatacagtttttgcaACATCCATAACCAGTATGGTTGCATGTAGTATTAAATTAGGTATTAGtattagcttctttttttaaagttttagtACCCTCTTACTACGTTGTGAATTGTATTTTGAATTCATTGTATCAAAACAAGTGCCACAAAAGCTGCTGATTTACTGCATGTCAATTTGTGTTGATAATGTGAATTGCAAACTTATTAGAGAATTTAAACCACTGAAGTACAATATCAACTACATTATTAGCTAGGTTTATGGTGCAGGtcttgaaaatattttttgttgtaaCATCTAATTAATCTAAGTCTGTGTAGTGCTCACCTGATGCATGTCACCAAGGGCCCAAAAAGCTAATCTTTGACCCGAGGCCCACTAACAACAATGATCAGAACTGCAGTGTCAAGTACTCTTCTGTTTAACTATTCTGTGTCAGTTATATCTAATACAATAATAAGGTAAGCTCTCAAGGAAGCCCTCATACATGTTTTGAAATAAGACTAAGTTATTATTGTGACAACCCACCTTATCTAAGAGTTCACAGATGgattttatttagtgtttttacattattatataacGAGTCACATCTGCTACTGTCATAAACTGGAGCTTTGTACATCAACAATGCCTGATAAAAGACTTTAGCAGAGGGTTCCTTGAAACAGATGGAGTCCAAAGGCCTTACTCTAACAATTACAATTCAAAATGTTTATAGAAAGGTTCACAGCATCACTTTATGTTGTGCCAGTAATCTTACCAGTATGATGAAAGCTGCGTACTGTGTTGGCCTCCTGGATGTGGTGGCTGGGGAAGCTAAAGGAAGGGTCCTCCAGTAGATGGAACTGCTGCTGGTGGAAGCGGTAAAGATCCAGAAGGTAGCGGGGGACTGGCACTCCATGCCGAGGGTCGGGCTGCGACTGCAGGCCCAGCCGGTTTAGGAGGAGACTCTGGATGGTCTGAGCCAGGTTGGGCTCCAGAGGGGATCCGGCTGGTCGGGGCAACAAAGTGGAAGGTGTGGGGGATACCCTGTCATGGTCGATCTCGCTGGTGTCTCCACCCTGGCGACCAGACGAGGCTTGAGGTAGCAGCAGGACCATGAGGAGCAGTAGGTTAGCAGGGAACATGGTGGACctggagggagaaagagaggagagggcaaAATGtggtggagagaagaagaggggaaaTAGTAAATACATGTGAAGGCAGGTTGTACAGCaatttctctgtcttctttaaTTTATGCCCTTTCAATTTACATATTTGTGCACAATACATGTTTCATCCATGAGCAATGTAAATCACACAACATAATGTCACAATATGTAGTACTGGTTGAGAAATCTGCAAAAAAGATAGCTCCTATGAGATGCTGCTGGACTCTGTATATCATGCTGTCCTCTCCTTCCTGGTCACAGTAGTTTCTCATTAGTCTTCAGCCAGTCCCACATATCCATATGAAGTTTGTTTTCTAGTTACTTGTGTCTGTACAAACAGCActactttgtttttctgttaattTATGGAGAGCCTCTTAACTCCAAAGCTCATATATCTCCTTGGACACCTTGGCAGGATTAATTAAACCCCCTCTATCTGTTATTTAATCATGCTACATGTTTGCCTGCGAAAGAGATCACAGTTCTGTGTATGAAAGACATCTTGCATCAATCAAAGGTTGTGGACTCTGGTGACGAGTAATGGAGTTGTAGAGGCTTGTCAAAATGACAGATAACTAGTTTTACTTTGCTTCTCACGTTCCTTTTCAACTCACTGGAGAGTACGTGTACTAAATCGTTCAGGAACTGtctataactgtgtgtgtgtgtgtgtgtgtgtgtgtgtgtgtgtgtgtgtgtgagagagagagagagagtgagtgagtgagtaaagAAGCCATAAATCTTTTCATTTAATGCATAATTAGCTTTTTTAGAGTGTTAGGTGCCAAATCACACTTTTGGGTGTTCCTCAAGTGACCGTAACATAAAATATGGGCGCGCTTTAATGCTTTTTACATTGTAATCCTTCAAAAAACCCTcagaaaacattaataactCAGATTTAGTTGTTGTCTGATGTTAACCCATGTGTTGAAACATGTGTCAGTTTAGTCTCATATCAGGTTCTGTGGTGGGACAAACCTTTCATTTACATTTGGATCAACTATGTTCAACAGTCTTACTTTGCAGAGATTATTGCACATTGACTTTGGACTTTTGCAGGTCAGGAGGATAATTGCACTCTTGTTGAAGAATATGGACATAGTACGTTTGGTATGAATGTGGACAAAGGAACTGGTAGCTTTGTGTTGCTTTGGAGAGATTTATGCTCTCTTTTGGAGGTTGGGGtctaaacataaacatatattcATGTTAGTATACTGAAAAGTAATATGAAATGGTTACttcactgatttttacacacaaaGTTTACTTGTCATGGAGAGTATTACTCTGTGAAAACAGTTGTCTtctgtggctcaggagggaGTTTCCAAAGTTTGAAATTGGGACATAGAGCCTTTTGTTGCCTCTGTTGCTTTTGACCATGCTTTTTAAACATGACTTGTGGAAATTGCCTTACTTTATGGGTGTGCAATACTAAATCACCAGAGTAGCTTTTAAAACCCTGATTTAAAGCCTGTGAACATGTACAAAGACGTCTGCACAAGCAATACAATACCTTGTTTACTGAGTCAAAAGTTGCAGAGAAagataaaaatgcaaaataaagagGCACGTTTTATGGCTGAtctggttttatttgtgtttcatgtGGAGCAACAGATCAAATATGGGTTTGATAATGATCTGTTATGTGTTGAGTCAAATTAGAGGTTACCTGTTCATGCTGTGCTAATGTCATTGCCCAAAAATCTATTTTGTTTCCTCCTCCAGGTTTGCTTTGACATTAATTGGTGGTTTATTAAGGATCTCTCATCACAATagacatctcttttttttctaacctAAAGTAACATCAGCGCCATTCAGTCAACATGAATGCTCAAATTCTCTTTTTATGGTTTAGGATAGAACGTTTTAGAAATTGTTCTTGcctgcaaagtaaaataaagtaacCCCACAGAAGTACTCTTTTAGCAAAACTTGACAGTGCTTCAGCTTCAGACTCAAAACAAGTGTTCAGTCTATATCCCCCTCCATGACTCTGCTCGGTGCGGGAACATGACCACAGACAGGGGTCACACAATTACTCCTACGACCTGGCTAACACCCTGCTCCTCTGTAGTGCAGGTGTTAATAACTGAGCCAGTAATTAGACACCAGCAAGTTAACAACTCTCTTGACCTGCAGAGGTTGAGGTGAGGTGTAAAAAGgtcagaggagaaaaaggaatAAAACCAGTTGACAAGAGAGTAGAGAATCTAGACTGAACTCCAAAAATCATGTATCAATGTTTAGTGCTTGGTTAACGTCTAAGAtctaaaaattatttttaaacgCAGAGTAGTTTTCACTTATCTCTTTccttgtccttcttttccttatcTCTTTATCTCATCTCTCTAAGGGACAGAGAATCGATTAGACCTTCTACAGCGAGATAACAGAAGTGTTTATGGTTCTGCAGACACATAACACCACTGTAATGACTGCTAATCTTACCACACTGTCAGAAAAGGGGTTAAAAGGAGGGCACAGGtgtgaagatgtgtgtgtgtttatatgcttttatgcatgtgtatgtgtgttgtccATGTGGATTGTGGTTCAAAGGGCATGCCTGGGAAAATAAGCCATTTCTAAGCGTGGGATTGTTGCTAGCTATCCATTAAACTCTTGCAACCCCACCCAGTGCTGTTTCACCTGAGGCAACGAAGCAGAGGACAATTACAGATTAGACACTCTGGTGGACAGCCTCTCCCATGTACTGTGGAGGCTTGTAAAGCAGATTAAGGACAACAACACCATCTCTCTCCTGTACTTTCCTCACCTACAAAAGTCACCTGGGTTAGTCTGTTGGTTCAAAGGTTCAGTCGTCACACAACAGGGTGTGTCATCATGGCTTGCGtgaagcagagagacacacaaaaagagaggaaaaaacgcTGTGAGTGGAGGCCAGTGTGCCCTACATCACTTTGGCATACATTcagtctctcttttctccctggATGTCTGTGTTATGACTGGCTCCATCTAATTTAAACCAGGCAAAGAGGATCTGAGCCTAATTTAGCATCTTTATGTGTCAAGTGCATCAGGGTGCCACCCACCCTTGTGTCGACTTGTGTTAG contains:
- the bmp16 gene encoding bone morphogenetic protein 16, translated to MFPANLLLLMVLLLPQASSGRQGGDTSEIDHDRVSPTPSTLLPRPAGSPLEPNLAQTIQSLLLNRLGLQSQPDPRHGVPVPRYLLDLYRFHQQQFHLLEDPSFSFPSHHIQEANTVRSFHHTDPLGNSLPADDRKRVHISFNISSIPQDEKVLSAELRLLRSDRASLGPGPHRLNLYLSEHHEDPEPALLETRLLNTGLHSHKASGFWEAFSLSSELLHKALTGSGSLGFLLEVRPENSTTSLHDQSFLPAADKEVEKHKDGHLRVCRSVGQDEHSWAQERPLLVTYSHDGRGEPLVKHGRRNQSGGQRMRGRKGTKDRTRSSSKGRNRDQVWGRAKKTGYAVPGWGGDKRGVGWSESGRVKRNGGRAAKLKRLSRNRCRRHPLYVDFNDVGWHKWIIAPSGYDAYFCLGECRFPLADHMNSSSHAMVQTLVNSVNGAVPRACCVPTSLSPIALLYLDPQDRVVLKNYQDMAVEGCGCR